A DNA window from Hevea brasiliensis isolate MT/VB/25A 57/8 chromosome 2, ASM3005281v1, whole genome shotgun sequence contains the following coding sequences:
- the LOC131177943 gene encoding uncharacterized protein LOC131177943, producing the protein MDPIKYIFESLFIPGRIAKWQVMLSQYDIVYMTKKVVKGNVIVDLLVENPIDDYEALNFEFPYEHVNAVSTDIEGHDDVWEMYFNGAVNISDNGIAAVLLSPDGNHFPVAVKLKFMCTNNIAEYEACVRGLQAAIEMKVKKLEVYRDSALIIYQVKGEWQTKDPKLIPY; encoded by the coding sequence atggatccaatCAAGTACATTTTCGAGAGCCTATTCATACCTGGAAGAATAGCAAAATGGCAAGTCATGCTTtcacaatatgacattgtctatatgacaaaGAAGGTAGTAAAAGGGAATGTGATAGTAGACCTCTTAGTAGAGAACCCAATTGATGATTATGAGGCTCTAAACTTTGAATTCCCATACGAGCATGTCAACGCAGTAAGCACGGACATTGAGGGCCATGATGATGTGTGGGAGATGTATTTCAATGGGGCAGTTAATATTTCTGATAATGGGATTGCGGCAGTACTATTATCCCCAGACGGGAATCACTTCCCAGTAGcagtcaaactaaaatttatgtgTACTAATAATATTGCAGAATATGAAGCCTGTGTGAGAGGTTTGCAAGCTGCCATTGAAATGAAAGTAAAGAAATTAGAAGTGTATAGAGACTCcgccttgattatctatcaagtcaagggagaatggcagacCAAAGACCCAAAGTTGATCCCATACTAA